The genomic window GATGATAAGAAACAagcaaaagttgtgcgttattCTGAcaccacagagaaacaaacaattcaatatgatgacaaaggacaacctctctattcatctaaTCATTACAGTAAACACATCAGTGAGAAcaagaacctagatatctgtgtagctgacaATGGAGCcagtgcagtagtggtggtcaatcaggccggcaaactccggtttacctacaccggtcctccctctactacaAAGAAACCATTTTGTCCAGTCGGCATCactacagacagccagggtcggatcctgacagcagactttATCAACCATCGTATCCACATTCtagatcaggacggacagttcctccgctacattgacaactgtcatttacagtaTCCATACaatttatgtgtggacaccagagacaacctctttgtggctgaggaGAAAACTGGCAAAgtgaagaaaatcaaatattacatgtaaacaaactgcgaTCAAactgcagacaaattatcataccgcgCTAATgccggtattcaatttgtctgcaccgcttgatGTGTtctaggaccgacgacatccaaaaacaAGCATCCAATGCTCAATAAGATGTTTCAATATTCACAAAATGTGAAAGGGTATTTTTAGAAtatgagagaaagaaatagagtgTGTACTGTATGAAGAATAAGTATATTATATCTAATGATTAAGATTTTTGAATCATCTGCGGAAAAATTATACTTGTAATTTGTCATAAATGTCTCTCCATTATTGTTTAGATTCCCTATATCTGCAATTTGTCAACTTAACAGTACAATAAAGATTTTTCAACTGAAATTCTTTCAGTGTTATCTTGTGTAtattcgaattttcgaattttccaGCTAGAGAATGAAATATCTATCTAAACCAATATGCCTGCCCAGTGTTTCGGtaaggagtagggtggggccatattagggatccaattttacaaagaaaaacatcttttaaatgcacaaaaactaaaatgttatgatatattgttttacttatatgaaagcattttgacatattgctgattctttaaactTGTTTAGACGCCCCTGGACAATTCGTAGGGCCTCAATaggggttcagagtttaatgtaggtttatatcctataaataaacaattgtttaggatcttgtTGAGAACTGCAGTTCTTAAAGTGTGATTTGACTAttaaatcatcctgttagaaaagggacttgattataaacataggAATATTCAGGggggaaatgaatttttatttgtacaGGATcgacatgtatttttttataccgcattgattttattatccttattgttgctcaggtgagcgatgtggctaATGGGTCTCTTGTTTATACATACCCTCTTATTCATAAACTTCCATAAATTAGTTTTGGTAATTTTCCTCTTCAGCCAATCAGAGTGACGAATGACACCAACGATTCCCACAAAGGCGACAGCATTCTGAAACGAAcaagcaatttttattaaattaaatgaagaaaacagatttttaaatttctgtttgaAACCATGGAAACGCGCTTAAAATATGTGATTctccatgattttttttctttttctttcttttgaaaaatgacaactatACTGTCTAATATATTCTACTCTCGAAACCCCAAGTTGTGCACATTTCtcacaatatgttctcaaataagcattaaatgccatttttatatctttaccattggttaccatggcaacgtgACCACATAACAACAAACAAATGGTGTTAAACTTTTTTACTCcccaaagtctatcaaattgtcaagtatgaagaaaatccgtgaCTGCGTGGCCATCGAATTTTGATTCTtgcatagaattgatcttattAGTAGTTTAGATGGTTCAAGCAAATGCACGTGACATTActgattaatttaatttaagaagtattttattcacgtatataaatacattgaaatggattgaacagcaggcacaatgcctatttatgttctctcctgAACATTACTGATTGACACacgtgcacacacacacacaccccgTCATagcccgcatgaatcaccaaagtgAGAAAaggatttgatcatgtgaccaaaTAAGTTCATATATCCAGGTTAACTTTTTGACTTTTTAACTCCCGCGTGGAGATCGACAAAAGGAAAACCAATACTTGTGATATAATATATACCTGTAGTTATGTCAAGCAAACCTCATTAACCCATGCAAGatattaaatttcatcaaaataattgctctctctctctctctctctctctctctctctctctctcatatttatattttgagatATCGATTTATTCCATGCAGCCTCGATGTCGTAAATATCCGCCAGATTCTGAACCAAGCGTTAACTAAGGCTGAGAGAGGGAATTCTCCAATAAATCGATATTGGTTATGTACAGTTAAAACTCTACCATCGTCAGTACAATGGCGACCAAACATGACGGAATCGTCAACCTAAACGCAAGAGCCGGTGTACCGTGATGGAAATGATGATGTAGTTTTTGCAGGAACATTTTATGCAGAGGCAAAAATGGAGAACGAGTTCTCTTTTTCATCCCCGGCGTGGAGTAACAACGTACGCGCGTTTCTATCGCAGTTCTCCGATGTCTTTAGCGCATTTGCGCGTTATATTTCGCCGACCTATCATCATGACCGATGCGAGCGGTAAGAATTACAGAATATTTAGGATAAAATATTAACGTTTCGGACATGGAATGACATATGATTGCAACGCATCTTACTTTTATTATGTCATTGTGTATACTTCACgaatgaatgaaattgaaagccCGTGTTTCTCATATcgatttgttaattattttgattgtgGCTGTCATCCTCGTTACAAAGCATGACATTCCGCCCACTTTTCTCATGGGAGAATCTCGTCATTACCCAGTTACCAACTGATTACTGCCTAgaatataaaagtaaatgtaaatttagTTTATGATGGGGTTCTTCAGGTTATTGAAAATGcgtttatgataaataatattttgatatgaagttcatgtaattattttcataactttttttttaattttaaaattaagtaaCAATTTACTAGCCATCGTATAAAAGTGTATTCTTATAATTagctatactagtatataaaatatatagcaGGGACGATTATTTAAACAGCTGTCAAAATTAAAATCGGACTCGGGATTCCTTTAAAGTAAAATCCACTGTAGCAGATGCCACTTCCGAAATGACATCCAAACAAATGACGACAATATAAATATTGACTTGGCCGAAGACGGATCATCTGCCAACATGGCAAAAGAAATCGAATTGTAAGATGATGTTATACGTCTTTAAATGCAAATGAGATATCCACACCGGATATAATAAGTTTCTCAGATTGTTTCCCGCACTGTCATAGTGCCGGGGTGTACCGTTTCTGAAACGGgttgatttcagagagagagagagagagagcaaaaaaACTGAGAGAGACTTAAAATGTGATAAATATAATACCTATCTACATAATGCgggtataaataatttttatccaaCATGTTCTTATATTCTCTCCTTTAGCTTAGATTTTGataattgaaatttatatacatgtactttttgttATACAAAAACATATACCATCACAAATTATTTGTCAGATGCTtagtaaatgttaaaatattgctCATGTTAGTCAACATTCAtcgaaaaattcatattatatatatataaattaagttgttcaattttcattgtttttttttttgtagctCAGTACAGATGAGGCTCTATGCCCTGAGCAAGCGCCAGTTTGTGATGGTCTACATCGTCTTCTTCATCTGCTTCGGAATCAGTGTTCTAGTAGGAGTGGCAGGTAGGACCTTGATAAAATATACCAGGTACCGTGGATCAAGTCATATCATTGTttgtgggggaccaatgttcatGGCCTTtccccacaaatttacatccccatgaacgtatatacaagcatttgtttaatatctaTGAAAATTGTCCCGATTACACTACCAATGAAATTTCGTTCCTATAAACCAGGAAATTTTTGGATACCCACAAACATTCGCCCAATGAAAAGGaataattccacagtatactGTAAACTAATGTCAATTCACAATGACTATTTCAGGATATTTACAACCAAGCCTACAGTATATTCACGATTTCAATGCTTATTTATTATTTCACTCAAATACAAGAGACATAAAAAAACAGGTTAATTTtgcaaaatgaaacatttgatACAAAAATCTTGGTTCTAGGTCTCAAAAACCTTGTTGAATTATATCTCTCCCATGCAGTTAGTTAgataacaataattaatttgaatcttTGAAAGAATATGAAACAAAGTACTCAGTTTATATTAGTTTTGACAAAAAGTAAATGGTTGAAAATTAAGTGAATAAAATGATGAGATATTGTGTAAAGAATTTGTTCATATTCATGAATTTTACATCAAAGCTTACTTATCAGaccaaatgaaatatttataacaagAAAGAGTAATGACTAAAGACTAATGACTAAAGACTAATGACTAATGACTAAAGACTAAAGACTAATGACTAAAGACTAATTTTTGCCATTGTAGGACCACCCATCATTGAAACTGTATCCCAGAATTCATCAGCTTTACCCAACTCCAGTGGAATCAACAAGAAGGTACTTAATTATTCAGGTCTTTGTAATTCAGTAAACAGttataatacaatttaatacaatacattgtatatcagtGTAGGGTATAGTTTAAAGGGAGGTACAGGTATAAATCAACACAGGTATACAGCAATTTATTGTATTAAACCATAAGTTTGGTTTGACAAAACTGTTACATATTATAGAATGGAAATTGTGAGTTGgcaattttattgtaaacagatTGTTTGTGTCAACAAACATGGGCCTTCAGTAGTGTGACCGCACtaattgaaaatcaattaatacTGTTTTCGAGaacaataaattattatgatatttttaatacgTTAAACATGACCTTCCAATTATTTTGCTTGTATTTAAGACAGGGCCGTTTGTTCTGAAGTCGCCCCCAATGTCAACCTTTCACCAGCAGCTGTGGCTAATTGCAGATATCAATACGGACAGCCAGGGAGGTAGGGAAATAGTTCACATCAAGTTCAGACAACCATAACTGCTTCAATTCTTAGCATGTACAATCAAAGACATATAAAATACAGTACTTTAGATTGATCACTTATTCGTCCTTTCTCTTTGCAGGGTCTCGGTTTGAGCAGCCATTCACGGTCAGTGTACAGATAAGGGGACTTAAGTCTGACCAAGAATTGCTCTCCACCGCCCCCAACCCGGAACTGAACTCCCAGACACACAACCGAACCAGGGTGCTTCGATGTTCTCATGTGAGTAAAACGATTTTTCTGTGGTTGAAAACCCATGGCAATGCTTCCTTACCATTTGTCAAGctcacttaattttttttcattctcacAAATATTTCTTATATCAGAAACCTGTGGCTAGTCTTACAATTGCTCCCTGAACCTGGGCCAAATCACTAAGTTGTTCTCGTTCTCATGAATAGGTCATACCCAGTTCTGATTGGTTCCATCACACTTTGTAATGTAATGAAAATCTATTCAGTCCATACTTTTGCTTCCTCATTGGTGGATTAAATTAAGATATTCATGAAAACAACCCCACAAAGTTCAGTGAGTTAGCACATAGTCAGGAAGCAAAAGCTGTTGGTGTCTGATAATTTAGGTGAATTTCAAAAACTTGACACAGTATTACACTGTACTTAAAAAATGTGCCTTTTGCATACTAGTACCTGATGACAGTAGTTCTTTACATTCAAAAGAATGTAATCAATAAACTGcttattttacaatgtacatgtttatatttcagAAATGTGATGATTTGATATTGCTTCACCTGGGATACCTAGATTACTACCGCTACATCATCACGATACACTTCTATGGATTGGAGGGTAGCAAGTTTCATTTCAGCGACATTATTTTCCATGTAAGAATAGcttgattgaattaattatcATTGGTTAttgcatataaatgaatcaataaTAAGAACCAGTTCATTTCAGTTTCATTAAAACTTGAACTTGAAGAATGAACTTGAACTGTGACGCACTTAGACTTTGTAATGCAAAATGTTCAACAAAGTAAGTTGGCCATAAATAATTGTACACTGTACCTTGAATTTTATGAAATCATTATAGTCCAGTAAGTGTAGTTGAAGATCCCACCTGCTATTTTAATTCATTGAATTTTGTTGATGAATGTTATGACTGCCATTGGACTTTGTACTGAACAGTACTTTGATATTGTTTTCCAGTTTAAAAGTTACAACACATCTTTCACCAACACAGAGATTTGGATCCGATTTACTTTCCTCTTCCTCACTTTTATTGTAACAGTAAGTGTGTTCACCATGCAAACTGCTCCAATTTAGCAGAATTTGAATCTATTTCTTAGAAGGGAAATGTTTTGAAGAGGGAAATAATTGTGTATTTTGCAATCACTTAATTTAAGTAAAAATGTTCAACTGGAAAACTTTTTCGAAAAAAGGTACTGAATTgcagtataaatatatttttggggAAAACCCTTAACGTCACTTATCCAAAATGGAAATAGCCAAATtctatttaattaattcatgGAAATCTTCACTTTGACTTTAATGCTTTGTCCTCAGTCACGAATTGTTGGTAGTGATTTAGatatttcaaaacagaaatTATGATGCCCTGAAACAgtatattttgtacaaaatttttgtacatgtactcataAATAACTGTGCATGTATAACTATGTTTAATATACAGCTGTATGTTTCAGTGTGTGTATGCCCACTCTCTCAGAAAATTCTCCATGCGGGATTGGTCGTTTGAGCAGAGATGGATAACTCTTCTGCTACCATTACTTATCTTCTACAATGGTAAGGctataatacattacattaTACATTACACATTACAATAACATTATGCATTACATTATTAGATGGATAACTCTTCTGCTACCATTACTTATCTTCTACAATGGTAAGGctataatacattacattaTACATTACACATTACAATAACATTATgcattacattatttattaGATGGATAACTCTTCTGCTACCATTACTTATCTTCTACAATGGTAAGGctataatacattacattaTACATTACACATTACAATAACATTATGCATTACATTATTAGATGGATAACTCTTCTGCTACCATTACTTATCTTCTACAATGGTAAGGctataatacattacattaTACATTACACATTACAATAACATTATGCATTACATTATTAGATGGATAACTCTTCTGCTACCATTACTTATCTTTTACAATGGTAAGGCTATAAGCATGTGTTACTGTACCTTCTTTTAATGAAGGTATagataatatacatttattacattaatatacattaaatataaatcgCACTGTGCATTAAATTTTGCATTACATTATGCAATGGTAAGGCTATAAGCGTGTTTAACTGTACCTTCTTTAAATGAAGATTGCAttctacatttatttacattaaatactgtaaattccttacaTTACGCGAGTACgtaattccgcgatcccgctggtttgtatcaaatcgcgagaatgtAAAATCGCGAACGTGGAACTTTTCTCCCTATTTCTTATAGTTCTGAACTCTCAGataataatggcgagattttaaaatccgcgaagggtgcttctcgcgattttatgcggatattaattcctcgcgttttattaggaatctacagtaatcaCACTGTGCATTAGATTATGCATTACATTATACGCTGTACACAACACTATACATTTATGATTACATACCGGGTATTTACATTACAGACCCCCTGTTTCCGCTGACATTCCTGGTGAACAGCTGGGTCCCTGGAATGTTTGACGCCATTTTCCAGGCCTCCTTCCTGTGTGCTCTCCTCCTGTTCTGGCTGTGTATCTATCATGGAGTCAGACAGGTGTGTCTGTAATTCCTCTCTGTGTATTTTTTCTAAGTAAAATAACAGCAAAATAGCGTgctattttatcatttttttattgtgaaataGTTACCGTGCTATTTGCTCATGGTGATTGCAGTATTAACCGACAGCATTAAGTATTTTCCATGGTTAGTCTTGGAATTATTCAGGTGTTTTTGGGATTGCTGTGTTAAATTAAAAGTCTGATAAGTCAAACTTGTTTACCCAAAACAAACTCTATGTGGCtgacaaatgaattattttttaataagaatatAATTCTTCCTAATTCCGGACTATTAGGAGTTTCTATTTATACAGACATTATTAGGAGCCTCTATATTTGCAGACAGACCGGCGGTTCATGCGGTTTTACCTGCCCAAGCTGGTGGTGGTGGGTCTGATCTGGATATCCGCGGTGACCATCGCCTCGTGGCAGGAGTACAACGAGCTCCAGGACCCGACCTACTTCTACAGGCTGGACACCACTAACTTTacggtgagagagagagagagagagagagagagagagagagagagagagagagagagagaaagagacagATGATGATGATATAAATTGTCAATCATTTATATATTGATTAAACCTTGACCCAAATGAATGACTTGTGTCTTTTAGAATATATTTAGGTAAACTAAATTGACCTTTAAGTTTTTCAGGGCTAAGATATCTATTGGGTAGCTTCATTTATCATGGTACCTGTACATATGGTACATTCAAAcaataaatgctttctttggtgattcatttgggatatgaaggtagcgacattgccgaaaaaatacataacccacattagcgggttatgtaaattttttctgtaatGATGGCTACCTTCATGCTGTAAACGTATtgtatttggcgtgtacgatatttggcggaaattattttttgaacagGTTAGCGTTGATTTAAATTAGCGTACTCCTGAATGTAACTGTTCTTATAAATATGTGCAttgcatttagcgatgtacttgatttagcggaagccgcTTTCCGCTaaaaacgctaaatagaatacacagccatatgtattacatttacagtaacccgcatgaatcaccaaagaaagcattttattgtttatattaacatttttcttttaactatttaataaattgattatgaaaagtaagtaaaattcacttaatAACTGTTAACGTACATAAGTACATCAGCTAAAAGAAatagccaaatcgtctcctgtgagactgagtctaacatcgtcatgattatttcgtgcagtccgtgacaTTTcgtaggtcgctgtaggtttagACCAAATGATAAACaaggcgtgtcaatttcagacctgtcaattttttctcaatttcatccgctgtagatttcgaccaatcgataaacggggtgtgtagatttcagtctggctgtttctataaagctatgaattaactaagttttcgtaagaaatagagggaataatacttggtagatgcaaatattgtattatattcatGATTTCTTAgacatgtattttgtatatgTAACAGTGCCTGTTGTTTGATGAAAGAAGTAAAAAGACATGAACTTTCTTATTGCTTCTACATGTAGtaatgtgttacatgtatttctactcACACACTTTGTGGTTTCATACagctcaaataaaaatggaGATAGTTGCCATGACTTATAAAGCTGTACTTGTCTTGATTTCAGGGTTTTAAGATCTTTTTCTTCATTGTGGGAGGCCTGTATCTGTTATATCTACTTTATCTACTGGTCAGAGCTTATGCTGAGCTGCGCGCCATGCCTTACTTTGGTAAGTTTTCATTTAGCTTTAATTTCTCATATTGTGGGACTAAATTGACCCTAACAGACAGAGTTTCAATTCATTCTAAATGAGAATTTCAATTAATGTACCTGTAGGGAAGTTAGAGTAACTTTTATTAGAGAATGTAGTTTTCAGATAAGTTTTATtctgaattacatgtaatattaaaccAATTTTTCCTCACCATCTCTTCTTTGACCAGATTTGAGGTTAAAGTTCATGACCTTTCTGATGCTGGTCGTGCTGTCCATCAGTATAGCCATTACGGCGATGAAGTTTGGTGCTGCCGCTCTACAAGATAATTTTGTGGCTGAGATTTCAACTAACTACGAGAACTCCATTGAGTTTGTGGCCTTCTACGGTCTTCTGAACTTCTACATGTACACAATGGCCTTTGTGTACTCACCTTCCAAAAATGCACAGTATGGTAAGGGAAAAGCTGAACACAAAGTTATCCGTATTATTTCTTGgccacaaaatttgcaaaaatagggtaaatatttatatgtaacTTTTTATTTGCTTGAGTAATTTTTACAATCTATAATGTTTCTTATAGCAAACAATACCTGTAAAAATTTCTGTGTgatgtaaaattaaatcataGCAAAAATAACCGGATATATATTAGTACTTTAATTAGAACATTTGTATACATCAATCTGTGTTTTCTTTTGGTATTATGAGGAAATTTTTAAGTCTTTGAAGGTTTTGTTTGTAGATATTATAGAGCtataattttaacaaaaccATGCATGGACTATTGCTAAATGATCTATATGTAACAATCCTATATAATAGTCgagaataaaacatttaaatttgataattataagATTGTTATGTTGTTTTGTACAGAAACTAATTTTAAAGACAATCCTGCTTTATCCATGTTGAATGATTCTGATGAAGAGGTGCATTATGGGTAAGTGTCtagtttaaaatttacatcatattaagcataattatgtaaatactGATATGTAAACAACAGGTATTGAATATAATTCGTGTGTTTTTCAACTCTGAAAACATAGGCTATATAAaaatgacatgtggtgatagCATTCAAATCCAAAGGAAAAGTACAAAACAGAAGCAGAGtgaacacggacctctaaaaaaaattagaggCTAGAAAATAGAAAAGATAATTCCGTCAGTTTTGGTCAAGATAGCCAAAGAGTTGTTCTAAGAAAAGAAGCAAAAAGTTTTTTCATTTCACAGTTTTGTAAACCATTGATAATTAATATGACGAAATTTTCAGGTCGGATGCTGAGGAGATCAGCCTGACGACTCGGAGAGGAAATCGCTACCAGGACGAGGAGGAGACGTTCCAGTGAGGTTACTGAAGTCACTCTTACCCAGTGTGAAAAATACCACaaagtaataaaaatcattatgaCCAAAATAGAGTGGTTAGGTGTGATCAAAATGAAATCCAGACTACTTAAttattacaaaagaaaaaacttGAAGGCAAAGTTGAGGGATAATCTGCATGTTAAGAAGATGAAATCCAATTCAGTATGAGGAACTGTTATACTGTATGTTGGAATACACTGTTATATGTCGGAGTACATTGTTGAATGCCAGAATacactgttacatgtatatatgtcagAATACATTGGAGTGATTGTAGTGTACATCAAAGAACACATGTTGTTAGACGTCAAAAGTTTTATTTCTCAGGATTCAACAGTGTTCAAACTTACAGCGTTTTGTTCAAAGAATTTATGCAAATTTATTAACGAAGATTATTTTGTACTTACCAGTACCGCGGTATATATTATGTTTGGATACACTGAATAtgaaattgaatattgtttatatggtCACAAAGGTTGGTAATGCAGTAAAGCggttattttcattatttattgagAAAGGGGCAGATCTGACactttttgaatttctttatcATAATTTACATTTCCTGAGTACATATTTATCAAGTTGATGCAAATGTgccattgttttatttgtgtAACACATTCCAACAATTTTTGCTTGGTTGTGCAGTAAAACTGGGTTTTAAAGTGTCAATACATATatgtttaaatgaattaaaaaatttattctataaatggtaactttaatttttgaaaataattttaatcaaaattcgGGGGggaaatgaaattcaaattacaaATGCTGAATATGTATCTGCCATAACAAGATTTTACTGTGTTTgccatataatttgttttttatcacTTTTGCTTGTACACAGTAATTTAAACATGGGGATATTGGTTTATTCGGCTTATCGGCAATTGTGATAACACATGGTTTTTAATCAGGAATGTCACACTAATGTTATATTCAGTTGGGTTTATTTATTAGCATTGGATTGGGAATTTCAGTGggaatgaaaacacaaaaatcaaGAATGGGTGATTTTGAACAATACATGTAGACTTCATATACTTCTGAACTACAGAACATGTACATAAGGTAATACATAAGGTAAAaggcaatacatgtacatgacattgtatataaaaactTAAGACATACTGTTTTGCAGTTATTTGTAGCTGTTATCAGTAAAAAGTACTATTGCGGTATGATTATTGTTGAAACCATTGTTTTACTTTGTTGTGCAATGAAGTTTTAGTATGAGAGGTCGACAGAAATACATTTTACCATGTAAATAATCATGCTAATAGGTCTAGCTCCTGTGATATTGTATAGTGCGTCATCGTGATAGAataatatactgtatacagggagaTATTTGTCCCCATCTGATTTTCAACCCTTAATTTCACCGTCGTTGTTAGTTGGTGAATtcagaacaatttttaaaattaaaattactgtGTAAGTTTAAGGAAAGAATTTCTAtcatatacagtcaaactttgttatctcaaactagatgggagtgtttaaaaacttcgagatatctgagtattcaAGATATTGAGGGTCAAATAGTtcaaaaataagtggttgggacttaaaaatcacttcaacatatccattgtattcgagatatcacaGTTCAGCTGTACTTTTCTTGGTGAATTTAAGACGGGTCAAAATCGTTTGCAATTGAAGGGGAAAATGAATATagggggcgaaaataaccctgtatacagtagatGTATttgggtgaaaatattttgttttttgtgtgaTTTTGGGTCAGTGGTGTCATACAAACTACCAGTGCTTGGGACATTTATGGTGGTCCTTGGTAGTTATGTAAATGTACCAGTACTTAGCCAAAAGGAAACTTTATTCCAAGAGGAACAATGCACTTCATGTCTGGGTTTTAGTCACATTGAAATATATGGAAGTTATGGatgtatatttatgaaaatgatacaATCATGTGaacattataattattatttggttACATGATCCggcattttttattctttagtcATTATAAAGTCAAGGTTTATGAGTAACGGAGGTTTCATTgagtttttgatttttaattgtattcttttttgaaaacagtatcatatatatatgataCTTACAAATAGGTTTATGGTTTTAACTCACATGTAATGTATTTATTTGTCACAAAATTGTCTTAACTTATTTTGCAGTATAAAAATACACTAATTacagttattttttaattgaaatgtattgtttaatatttcatcAGTCACAATAATACATTGTAGAAATCATTGTCtacataatatcatttttaagttttaatattttctatgaTTGTATCAATGAATTTGAAATCcaactttaatacatgtagttttttttttttttttaagttttaatgaaTTTGGGTATATTTAGATAAATGAACTATATCTAATGCCAAGAAAAGCAATCTGTTATATAAaactgatatttataaataaaagaaaaatatttcaataaaaacctTGTCTATTAatttcaagtttaaaatataaatggcttattaaaaataatatacactgtattaaatatttatttactgcACATCTTTTAACTTTTGCAATGACAGCTTCTAGATGTTCATTGCACTTAGATTAATCCCACATACGATGCAATAT from Magallana gigas chromosome 9, xbMagGiga1.1, whole genome shotgun sequence includes these protein-coding regions:
- the LOC105341153 gene encoding transmembrane protein 181 isoform X1; the protein is MENEFSFSSPAWSNNVRAFLSQFSDVFSAFARYISPTYHHDRCERSVQMRLYALSKRQFVMVYIVFFICFGISVLVGVAGPPIIETVSQNSSALPNSSGINKKTGPFVLKSPPMSTFHQQLWLIADINTDSQGGSRFEQPFTVSVQIRGLKSDQELLSTAPNPELNSQTHNRTRVLRCSHKCDDLILLHLGYLDYYRYIITIHFYGLEGSKFHFSDIIFHFKSYNTSFTNTEIWIRFTFLFLTFIVTCVYAHSLRKFSMRDWSFEQRWITLLLPLLIFYNDPLFPLTFLVNSWVPGMFDAIFQASFLCALLLFWLCIYHGVRQTDRRFMRFYLPKLVVVGLIWISAVTIASWQEYNELQDPTYFYRLDTTNFTGFKIFFFIVGGLYLLYLLYLLVRAYAELRAMPYFDLRLKFMTFLMLVVLSISIAITAMKFGAAALQDNFVAEISTNYENSIEFVAFYGLLNFYMYTMAFVYSPSKNAQYETNFKDNPALSMLNDSDEEVHYGSDAEEISLTTRRGNRYQDEEETFQ
- the LOC105341153 gene encoding transmembrane protein 181 isoform X2, encoding MAKEIEFSVQMRLYALSKRQFVMVYIVFFICFGISVLVGVAGPPIIETVSQNSSALPNSSGINKKTGPFVLKSPPMSTFHQQLWLIADINTDSQGGSRFEQPFTVSVQIRGLKSDQELLSTAPNPELNSQTHNRTRVLRCSHKCDDLILLHLGYLDYYRYIITIHFYGLEGSKFHFSDIIFHFKSYNTSFTNTEIWIRFTFLFLTFIVTCVYAHSLRKFSMRDWSFEQRWITLLLPLLIFYNDPLFPLTFLVNSWVPGMFDAIFQASFLCALLLFWLCIYHGVRQTDRRFMRFYLPKLVVVGLIWISAVTIASWQEYNELQDPTYFYRLDTTNFTGFKIFFFIVGGLYLLYLLYLLVRAYAELRAMPYFDLRLKFMTFLMLVVLSISIAITAMKFGAAALQDNFVAEISTNYENSIEFVAFYGLLNFYMYTMAFVYSPSKNAQYETNFKDNPALSMLNDSDEEVHYGSDAEEISLTTRRGNRYQDEEETFQ